Proteins encoded by one window of Deltaproteobacteria bacterium:
- a CDS encoding response regulator, which translates to MTTSPSLLIVDDDERFAETLSLEFRERGWSVDRVGDLDALRALPPFAYTCASVDLRLRAQSGLDAIPIILERSPETRIVVLTGYGSIATAVQAVKLGALDYLTKPVQVEDLLQAFLGKGLATGEEKGADSQTLARREREYVEWVLAACDGNISRAARQLGLHRQSLQRKLRKFTPRS; encoded by the coding sequence ATGACGACGTCGCCTTCCCTGTTGATCGTCGACGACGACGAGCGCTTCGCGGAGACGCTCTCGCTCGAGTTCCGCGAGCGAGGCTGGAGCGTGGATCGCGTCGGCGATCTCGACGCGCTGCGCGCGCTGCCGCCGTTCGCGTACACCTGCGCCAGCGTGGACCTCAGGCTCCGCGCGCAGAGCGGGCTCGACGCGATTCCGATCATCCTCGAACGCAGCCCGGAGACCCGGATCGTCGTGCTCACCGGCTACGGGAGCATCGCGACCGCGGTGCAGGCGGTGAAGCTCGGGGCACTCGACTATCTGACCAAGCCGGTGCAGGTCGAGGATCTGTTGCAGGCGTTCCTCGGCAAGGGGCTCGCCACCGGCGAGGAGAAGGGCGCGGACTCGCAGACGCTGGCGAGGCGCGAGCGCGAGTACGTCGAGTGGGTGCTCGCGGCCTGCGACGGCAACATCAGTCGCGCGGCGCGCCAGCTCGGACTCCACCGCCAGAGCCTGCAGCGCAAGCTGAGAAAGTTCACGCCGCGAAGCTAG
- a CDS encoding HAMP domain-containing histidine kinase, protein MRNRVLALLEPPLTRLGDGNAAKLAWLVGLRWIALGAQFLSILPALRFELLEPERVPAFLAVVVALALLNAVTAGRLRRGSNVSPIELGAQLFADIAALSLLLALSGGAWNPLIPLLFFHAGLAALLLEARVSLAFFWSLVGCLALVQAFGHVPPGLENARVAPAVLFPAQFLVAGVFWIFTTWLSNTLLALGAQLRARDEERGRIDRLRAVGALAAGLSHEFATPLNTAMLRLERLARKLDLGEDPSLGEAREALLRCGDILRQMAGSQLRPDGLRLEAGDVGDLVEQVCAGLRAEEPTVPLRLRRERGPALVVLPAVAFTQAVLNLIENALEESSPEAPLEVDVSMTQDRVVVEVRDHGPGWPALVRAHLGEPFVTTRPSGVGLGLYFAYTLAETVGGRLELDDTPGGGAIARLVLPVARDLRLQGAS, encoded by the coding sequence ATGAGGAACAGGGTGCTAGCCCTGCTCGAGCCGCCGCTCACGCGGCTGGGCGACGGCAACGCCGCAAAGCTCGCCTGGCTGGTCGGGCTGCGCTGGATCGCGCTCGGCGCGCAGTTCCTGTCGATCCTGCCCGCGCTGCGCTTCGAGCTCCTCGAGCCCGAGCGCGTGCCCGCGTTCCTCGCGGTGGTGGTGGCGCTCGCGCTGCTGAACGCGGTGACCGCGGGTCGTCTGCGCCGCGGCAGCAACGTCTCGCCGATCGAGCTCGGCGCGCAGCTCTTCGCGGACATCGCGGCGCTCTCGCTGCTTCTCGCGCTCTCGGGCGGCGCGTGGAATCCGCTGATCCCGCTGCTGTTCTTCCATGCCGGGCTCGCCGCGCTCCTGCTCGAGGCGCGCGTCTCGCTGGCGTTCTTCTGGAGCCTGGTCGGGTGCCTCGCGCTCGTGCAGGCGTTCGGGCACGTGCCGCCCGGGCTCGAGAACGCGCGGGTCGCGCCGGCGGTGCTCTTCCCCGCGCAGTTCCTGGTCGCCGGCGTGTTCTGGATCTTCACCACCTGGCTCTCGAACACGCTGCTCGCGCTCGGCGCCCAGCTCCGCGCGCGCGACGAAGAGCGCGGTCGCATCGATCGGCTCCGCGCGGTGGGAGCACTCGCGGCCGGACTCTCGCACGAGTTCGCGACGCCGCTGAACACGGCGATGCTGCGGCTCGAACGGCTGGCCCGCAAGCTCGATCTCGGCGAGGACCCGTCGCTCGGCGAGGCTCGCGAGGCGCTGCTCCGCTGCGGCGACATCCTGCGCCAGATGGCGGGTTCGCAGCTTCGCCCCGACGGCCTCCGACTCGAGGCGGGCGACGTCGGGGATCTCGTCGAGCAGGTCTGCGCGGGCCTGCGCGCCGAGGAGCCGACCGTGCCGCTGCGCCTCCGGCGGGAACGCGGTCCGGCGCTCGTGGTGCTTCCGGCGGTCGCGTTCACGCAGGCGGTGCTGAACCTGATCGAGAACGCGCTCGAGGAGAGCTCGCCGGAAGCTCCGCTCGAGGTCGACGTGTCCATGACACAGGACCGTGTCGTGGTCGAGGTGCGCGACCACGGCCCGGGCTGGCCGGCGCTGGTCCGCGCGCATCTCGGCGAGCCGTTCGTGACCACGCGGCCGAGCGGGGTGGGGCTCGGGCTGTACTTCGCCTACACGCTGGCCGAGACGGTGGGCGGTCGGCTCGAGCTCGACGACACCCCGGGCGGCGGCGCGATCGCGCGCCTCGTGCTGCCGGTCGCGCGTGATTTGCGCCTGCAAGGAGCTTCATGA